From the genome of Cellvibrio japonicus Ueda107, one region includes:
- a CDS encoding sugar ABC transporter substrate-binding protein, with product MSFPKRLLGFLMLGVCLGCSSATTHASDELTIIYTYAKDHFARVLNEFGKAEKTAVSLEFKEQNDLKSSLMGMVETNNTPDVIIMPADHVGLYAFIKYSEINPKDFTAQIPERIWGSSYCDGKIYGAPLIQGNHLMLFYNKNLVTEPAADWNTMFAQKAELAKKGIDTIAWSFDESYWFLPFLGAYGGWPLNNGKVELNTPAMAAALDFYKSLRARDLPYPNCSYQCAVDLFKTGKVAYTINGDWVGKEFHDALGDNLGVSAIPMAEGKKMQPTFSTHVIAFPNHGLTGPKRDLLIKLANYLQSPDVQKRLWALSGAIPVENSAFEYARQHAQGYLKKTIELMADTKPLPADKEMTFIWDAIGKGYLRHREGALDGAAAARYMQQLAERHIRNAQRMSQRESAAQTGTPP from the coding sequence ATGTCTTTCCCTAAAAGACTGCTTGGCTTTTTAATGCTTGGCGTATGCCTGGGTTGCAGTTCGGCAACAACCCATGCCAGCGATGAACTCACGATCATTTACACCTATGCCAAGGATCACTTTGCCAGGGTACTCAATGAATTCGGTAAAGCCGAAAAAACTGCGGTATCACTGGAATTCAAAGAGCAAAATGATCTCAAGTCCAGCCTGATGGGCATGGTGGAAACCAACAACACACCCGACGTCATCATCATGCCCGCCGACCATGTCGGGCTCTATGCGTTTATCAAATACAGCGAAATCAATCCAAAAGATTTTACGGCTCAGATTCCGGAGCGGATCTGGGGCAGCAGTTATTGCGATGGAAAAATTTACGGCGCCCCGCTGATACAGGGCAATCACCTGATGCTGTTTTACAACAAAAACCTGGTGACGGAGCCTGCTGCCGACTGGAATACCATGTTTGCCCAAAAAGCCGAGCTGGCTAAAAAAGGCATAGACACCATTGCCTGGAGTTTTGATGAGTCTTACTGGTTCTTACCCTTTTTAGGTGCCTACGGCGGATGGCCGCTGAACAATGGCAAAGTGGAACTCAATACACCCGCGATGGCCGCCGCCCTGGACTTTTATAAAAGCCTTCGCGCTCGCGACCTGCCCTACCCCAATTGCAGTTACCAATGTGCGGTTGATTTATTTAAAACCGGTAAAGTTGCCTACACCATCAACGGCGACTGGGTTGGAAAAGAATTCCACGATGCCCTGGGTGATAACCTGGGTGTCAGTGCAATTCCCATGGCCGAAGGCAAAAAAATGCAACCGACCTTCTCCACCCACGTGATTGCCTTTCCCAATCATGGCTTAACAGGCCCGAAGCGCGACCTGCTGATTAAGCTGGCTAATTATCTACAAAGCCCGGATGTACAAAAACGCCTCTGGGCATTGAGTGGTGCCATTCCAGTGGAAAACTCAGCGTTTGAATACGCCCGCCAACACGCCCAGGGATACCTGAAAAAAACCATCGAATTAATGGCAGATACAAAACCCCTGCCCGCCGACAAGGAAATGACGTTTATCTGGGACGCCATAGGTAAAGGTTATCTGCGCCACCGCGAAGGCGCACTTGATGGTGCTGCCGCCGCACGCTATATGCAACAGTTAGCTGAGCGACATATTCGCAACGCACAGCGTATGTCACAAAGGGAGTCAGCCGCACAAACGGGTACCCCACCTTAA
- a CDS encoding alpha-amylase family glycosyl hydrolase: MKLKTHLLVFLLATSASAQAEWFLRGTHNSWAATQMNSGGTNTMVLNNVVFSAAGSIKFDRWGDWSENYGVGGLGGSNISVGAGTWDIRFFTDTKNWSISAVANYHLRGTFNSWAEGTLMTRVGTSSVYESCQNFTGGDGGGGPRFKIDPNGGWGDAIPASDYVVSVGWTKITFDSSNNSISVQENLAANCGVSSSSSSSVSSSSSVSSSSSSSSSSSSSSSSSEFADFRARTIYFVFVDRFANGNTSNDNGFNAAATSTVKSAGNQSEWKKYWGGDIEGLISKLDYLQALGVSAIWVTPLADNINAGTEGGYHGYWARDFYEVDEHLGDWALVDELVAQMEARGMKLVLDIAPNHSNQDDQYEFGALYKEGAFITDFASGKNTWYNGNGAIADCGDTNPATTCPGEWDDPWSFRNKSLYNLSDFKHGTSSNSIADQYLIDAALKWMDHGVYAFRIDAIKHIEPSFINRFSAAVRAKNPDTYIFGEWYNAGAGDSLSMQFLNERRGSELLDFRLRNTIEDAIAGNITMTDLSAHVQSRPTAMNGYDSWQAIFLDNHDATRTSVYLQTTGNTNHGTGKGMSKSFADARQNMGMALVMTLPGIPTIYYGSEQNSTWFTANNDGEVGHDPYNREMMPSFSQTTPAFTMIKALADLRKVSPAIQRGSYAERWVNADVLVFQRQQGADCAVVAMNRGSATSITVPNLCLANGAYTSKVGSDVVNITSGSGVFNLSQNEIVVLH, encoded by the coding sequence ATGAAACTCAAAACTCATCTTCTGGTTTTCTTGCTGGCAACGTCAGCAAGTGCTCAAGCGGAATGGTTTCTCAGGGGGACCCACAATAGTTGGGCAGCAACCCAAATGAATTCCGGCGGTACCAATACCATGGTGTTGAATAATGTGGTCTTCAGTGCAGCGGGCAGCATCAAATTTGATCGCTGGGGCGACTGGTCAGAAAACTACGGTGTTGGTGGACTTGGGGGCAGCAATATTTCCGTCGGTGCCGGCACCTGGGATATCCGCTTTTTTACCGATACCAAAAACTGGTCTATTTCCGCCGTGGCGAACTACCACCTGCGCGGCACCTTTAATAGCTGGGCTGAAGGTACCTTGATGACCCGTGTTGGCACTTCCAGTGTCTACGAGAGTTGCCAGAATTTTACCGGTGGCGATGGCGGCGGTGGCCCGCGCTTCAAGATCGACCCTAACGGCGGTTGGGGCGATGCGATTCCTGCCAGCGATTATGTGGTGAGTGTTGGCTGGACAAAAATCACCTTCGATAGCAGCAATAACAGTATCAGCGTGCAGGAAAACCTGGCGGCAAATTGCGGTGTGTCCAGCAGTTCATCCAGCAGTGTTTCCTCCTCGTCTTCGGTCAGCAGCAGCTCCAGTTCCAGCTCTTCTAGTTCCAGCAGCTCCAGCAGTTCAGAGTTTGCGGATTTCCGGGCACGCACTATCTATTTCGTTTTTGTGGATCGTTTTGCCAACGGCAACACCAGCAACGACAACGGCTTTAATGCGGCGGCCACCTCGACCGTGAAATCAGCCGGTAACCAAAGTGAATGGAAAAAATATTGGGGTGGTGATATTGAAGGTTTGATTTCCAAACTGGATTACCTCCAGGCGTTGGGTGTGAGTGCCATCTGGGTAACGCCCTTGGCAGACAATATTAACGCGGGCACCGAAGGTGGATACCACGGTTACTGGGCGCGCGATTTCTATGAAGTTGACGAGCACCTGGGTGATTGGGCGCTGGTTGATGAACTGGTTGCGCAGATGGAAGCCAGGGGCATGAAACTGGTATTGGATATTGCCCCCAACCATTCCAACCAGGATGACCAATATGAGTTCGGAGCCCTGTATAAGGAAGGCGCCTTCATTACCGATTTCGCCAGTGGTAAAAACACCTGGTATAACGGCAATGGCGCTATCGCCGATTGTGGAGACACCAATCCTGCCACTACCTGCCCGGGTGAGTGGGATGATCCCTGGTCTTTCCGCAATAAGAGCCTGTATAACCTGAGTGATTTTAAACACGGCACCAGCTCTAACAGTATTGCGGACCAATACCTGATTGATGCGGCCCTGAAATGGATGGATCACGGTGTCTATGCCTTCCGTATTGATGCGATCAAGCATATAGAGCCCAGCTTTATTAATCGTTTCAGCGCGGCGGTCAGGGCTAAAAATCCGGATACCTATATCTTTGGCGAGTGGTACAACGCCGGTGCGGGTGACTCACTGTCCATGCAGTTCCTCAACGAGCGTCGCGGTTCCGAGTTGCTGGATTTCAGGCTGAGAAATACGATTGAAGATGCAATTGCCGGCAATATCACCATGACCGATTTGAGTGCCCATGTGCAGTCGCGTCCGACCGCCATGAATGGTTACGACAGTTGGCAGGCGATTTTCCTGGATAACCACGATGCAACCCGTACCAGTGTTTATCTGCAAACGACCGGTAATACCAATCATGGTACCGGTAAGGGTATGTCCAAATCTTTTGCAGATGCTCGCCAAAATATGGGTATGGCACTGGTCATGACCTTGCCCGGTATTCCAACTATCTATTATGGCTCCGAGCAGAACTCCACCTGGTTTACAGCGAACAATGATGGTGAAGTTGGTCACGATCCCTACAACCGCGAGATGATGCCATCCTTTAGCCAGACTACACCTGCGTTTACCATGATCAAGGCTCTGGCAGATCTGCGTAAAGTGAGTCCGGCAATCCAGCGCGGTAGTTACGCTGAGCGTTGGGTCAATGCTGATGTGCTGGTATTCCAGCGTCAGCAGGGTGCTGATTGTGCTGTGGTTGCCATGAACCGTGGTTCAGCGACTAGCATTACTGTGCCTAACCTGTGTTTGGCAAACGGTGCTTACACCAGCAAGGTGGGCAGTGATGTGGTCAACATTACCTCCGGCTCCGGTGTATTCAACCTTTCGCAAAATGAAATTGTTGTACTTCACTAA
- a CDS encoding transglutaminase-like cysteine peptidase encodes MSLALAASIPLDMHRMQVQMQARYGEDGLALLKAWQRQLDEVRQLPIEQQLTAINQFFNRHIRYSDDMPLWKTSDYWATPLELMGVRAGDCEDYTIAKYLSLLSLGVPVEQLRLIYVKAQVGGSHSRLFQAHMVLGYYPSADATPLILDNLLATIEPANRRPDLQPVFSFNSQGLWVGNRQTQTDPTARLSRWRDLLTRIQAEGFNLPSPAPSSAPDINQISAKGD; translated from the coding sequence TTGAGCCTTGCATTAGCCGCCAGCATTCCCCTGGATATGCATCGCATGCAGGTGCAAATGCAGGCGCGCTACGGTGAAGATGGACTTGCCTTGCTCAAGGCATGGCAGCGCCAACTCGACGAGGTACGCCAGCTCCCTATCGAGCAACAGCTCACCGCGATCAATCAATTTTTCAATCGACATATTCGCTACAGCGACGATATGCCCTTGTGGAAAACCAGCGATTACTGGGCAACGCCCCTTGAACTTATGGGGGTGCGGGCGGGTGACTGCGAGGACTACACTATCGCCAAATACCTGTCCCTGCTCTCACTGGGAGTGCCTGTAGAACAGCTGCGCCTGATTTATGTCAAGGCGCAAGTCGGCGGTTCCCACAGCCGCCTCTTCCAGGCACATATGGTGCTTGGCTATTACCCGAGCGCCGATGCAACGCCACTGATTCTCGACAACCTGCTTGCAACGATTGAACCGGCCAATCGCCGCCCCGACCTTCAACCGGTATTCAGTTTTAATAGTCAGGGCCTGTGGGTAGGCAATCGTCAAACGCAAACCGACCCGACGGCGCGCCTATCGCGTTGGCGCGACCTGTTGACCCGTATACAGGCTGAGGGTTTTAACCTTCCCTCCCCTGCACCATCATCCGCCCCTGACATTAATCAGATTTCTGCAAAAGGCGATTAG
- a CDS encoding GGDEF domain-containing protein, whose translation MSLLAKLSLRSFRHTVLALVWTAVSVPILMLCAYQLRNDYEQRLASNARELAYETERASFVLTQNLRQLMGDLDRIASDGSVIRSLSMPILTPISVKKIEEFLGHNPASNSVMLIDKELFPIEVLPTWALTDDLSIYESFMQAVVSSPSSISDPRPRLFIVTPQDNTEPQLVFIRPILSASDSLSQPFQVNGLLLVNVGITKLMRGLDYNETNKPELLRLLNQEQLLFEERTNTQDIEINTHQAPLIIGLDEQKRLALEVGRSPKGVMKQVLMGYRAQAAAALLFMILMLIVVKKLADKLAHPLELLSQVTNRMSKRNFQEAPGDAVDTHSVQYHEFSEAFQLLSDMETTIRQQFQQLHDANATLEDKVAERTEALKKNIALLDDQRESLQRLVQYSIEVQQIASLDELGPMTLALADSICNQQLGIYLLRSEFFSGYEQLDQLQEKSRAFLRAQHAQLNDYASLLRLAKNTPQLHFFPIGSSTPSYQGFLITERSEHSEHSSEALMVLSTMLVSAIKQHTLNTKLHRLAHIDSVTRLPNRHYFTSKFSEMLNRFNNNNPATHFGVFVIDVNGLKFINDHYGHQYGDEMLKIVANAIQQVVRANDTLARVGGDEFYIILENASADTCEKFAIRMRDVSAQLTMNINDQLLPISFSLGYASTDQDSLRNLLSLADERMYFEKKKHYKNLSGH comes from the coding sequence GTGTCATTACTTGCAAAACTTAGCCTGCGCAGCTTTCGTCACACGGTGCTGGCCCTGGTGTGGACGGCTGTGTCTGTCCCTATCCTTATGCTGTGTGCTTACCAACTGCGCAATGATTACGAGCAGCGACTAGCAAGTAATGCGCGTGAACTTGCCTATGAAACAGAACGCGCGTCTTTTGTGCTCACCCAAAACCTGCGACAACTGATGGGCGACCTGGATCGCATCGCCAGCGATGGGTCGGTGATCCGCTCACTGTCCATGCCCATACTGACGCCCATATCAGTTAAAAAGATCGAGGAATTCCTGGGACATAACCCGGCTAGCAATAGCGTTATGCTGATCGACAAGGAGTTATTTCCGATTGAGGTCTTGCCCACCTGGGCACTCACCGATGATCTATCCATCTACGAATCCTTTATGCAGGCAGTCGTTTCCTCACCCAGCTCTATCAGCGATCCGCGCCCGCGCCTGTTTATCGTCACTCCGCAGGACAATACTGAACCGCAACTGGTTTTTATCCGCCCAATCTTATCGGCCAGCGACTCACTCTCCCAACCGTTCCAGGTCAACGGATTGCTGCTGGTGAATGTCGGTATCACCAAATTAATGCGCGGCCTCGATTACAACGAAACCAATAAGCCGGAATTATTGCGCTTACTGAACCAGGAACAATTACTCTTTGAAGAGCGAACCAATACTCAGGATATCGAAATCAATACCCACCAGGCACCCTTAATCATTGGATTGGATGAACAAAAACGCCTGGCACTGGAAGTGGGACGATCGCCCAAGGGGGTAATGAAACAGGTACTCATGGGCTACCGCGCCCAGGCAGCAGCAGCCTTGCTGTTTATGATACTGATGCTAATTGTGGTTAAAAAACTGGCCGACAAGCTGGCGCACCCACTGGAACTGCTCAGTCAGGTCACCAACCGGATGAGCAAGCGCAATTTCCAGGAAGCGCCCGGAGACGCCGTGGATACCCACTCGGTTCAATACCACGAGTTTTCGGAAGCTTTTCAATTACTCAGCGATATGGAAACCACCATTCGCCAACAATTCCAGCAATTGCACGATGCCAATGCAACCCTGGAAGATAAGGTGGCAGAGCGCACAGAGGCGCTAAAGAAAAATATTGCACTGCTGGATGACCAACGCGAGTCATTACAGCGGCTGGTGCAGTATTCCATTGAGGTCCAGCAGATTGCCTCACTGGATGAGTTGGGGCCGATGACCCTGGCGCTGGCAGACAGTATCTGCAACCAGCAATTGGGGATTTACCTGTTGCGCAGTGAGTTTTTTTCCGGTTATGAACAATTGGATCAACTGCAGGAAAAATCTCGCGCATTCCTTCGTGCCCAACATGCACAACTCAATGACTATGCCTCCCTGTTGCGCCTGGCCAAGAACACACCGCAATTGCATTTCTTTCCGATAGGTTCATCTACCCCCAGTTACCAGGGCTTTTTAATTACTGAACGCAGTGAACACAGCGAGCACTCAAGCGAAGCCTTGATGGTATTAAGTACCATGCTGGTTTCAGCGATCAAACAACATACCCTCAATACCAAACTGCATCGCCTGGCACATATAGACTCAGTGACTCGCCTGCCCAACCGCCATTACTTCACTTCCAAATTCAGCGAAATGCTCAATCGTTTTAACAATAATAACCCGGCGACCCATTTCGGCGTTTTTGTGATCGATGTGAATGGCCTGAAATTTATCAACGATCACTATGGGCACCAGTATGGCGATGAAATGCTTAAAATCGTCGCTAACGCGATCCAGCAGGTTGTACGCGCTAACGATACCCTGGCACGTGTGGGGGGCGATGAGTTTTACATTATCCTGGAGAATGCCTCTGCGGATACCTGTGAGAAATTTGCCATCCGTATGCGCGATGTCAGTGCCCAATTGACGATGAATATCAACGACCAGCTATTACCGATCAGTTTCAGCCTGGGCTATGCCAGTACCGACCAGGATTCTTTGCGCAACCTGCTCAGCCTTGCCGATGAGCGAATGTATTTCGAAAAGAAAAAACACTACAAAAACCTGTCTGGTCATTAG
- a CDS encoding alkaline phosphatase gives MYRSLGLFGALFAQSAGVAAAPVSIIFVIGDGMGPSYTTAYRYFADDPATADIETSVFDELLVGMARTYPGDSTLVTDSAAAATALSTGVKTRNGAIGVDEHHKPVQTLLEAAKARGYQTAMVATSPITHATPGSFAAHVGHRSENNEIADQYFDQRIDGRFKLDLLLGGGRQYFERKDRNLVKEFRKHGYAFAGDWQQRHKLKRLPALGLFAPEGMPSALDSEQPLRLQQMTEQALDLLGKKPFFLLVEASQIDWCGHANDIACAMAEMRDMDGALRVLKAYVDKHPDTLMVVTADHGTGGLSIGANGVYDWDVASIRGIKATANRIADQLLAADENWQEIWLQLTGMNLSEAEQRSLQRWIPHSRLSGEDAPQQHNPAAVKGALVAQVLTLINKRTHTGWTTSGHTGEDVQVFAYGKGHEHFAGNLNNTDIAKHLFRVFAK, from the coding sequence TTGTATCGTTCCCTGGGTTTATTCGGCGCATTGTTTGCCCAGTCTGCAGGCGTCGCTGCAGCACCTGTGAGTATTATTTTTGTGATTGGCGATGGCATGGGCCCGAGTTACACCACCGCCTATCGCTATTTTGCGGACGATCCTGCGACAGCGGATATAGAGACCAGTGTATTTGATGAGTTATTGGTGGGTATGGCACGTACCTATCCGGGCGACTCAACATTGGTAACTGATTCGGCCGCTGCGGCAACTGCATTGTCCACCGGAGTTAAAACCCGTAACGGTGCTATAGGTGTCGATGAGCATCACAAGCCGGTGCAGACACTGTTGGAGGCGGCCAAGGCCCGCGGTTACCAAACGGCGATGGTGGCAACCAGCCCGATTACCCATGCAACCCCGGGAAGTTTTGCCGCCCATGTCGGGCACCGCAGTGAAAACAACGAAATCGCAGACCAGTATTTCGACCAGCGCATAGACGGCCGTTTTAAATTGGATCTATTACTGGGGGGCGGGCGACAATATTTTGAACGCAAGGATCGCAACCTGGTTAAGGAATTCCGCAAGCATGGTTATGCCTTTGCCGGCGATTGGCAGCAGCGCCATAAACTCAAACGCTTACCGGCCTTGGGTTTATTTGCGCCTGAAGGTATGCCCTCTGCATTGGATAGCGAGCAGCCACTGCGCTTGCAGCAAATGACCGAGCAGGCATTGGACCTGTTGGGTAAAAAACCCTTTTTTTTATTGGTAGAGGCGAGCCAGATTGATTGGTGCGGCCATGCCAATGATATTGCCTGTGCTATGGCCGAAATGCGCGATATGGATGGTGCCCTGCGTGTCCTGAAAGCCTATGTGGACAAACATCCTGACACCTTAATGGTGGTGACCGCTGACCATGGTACAGGAGGGCTTTCTATCGGCGCCAATGGAGTTTATGACTGGGATGTGGCCAGTATCCGTGGCATTAAAGCCACGGCCAATCGAATTGCCGACCAACTGTTGGCAGCCGATGAAAACTGGCAGGAAATCTGGTTGCAATTGACGGGAATGAACTTGTCCGAGGCAGAGCAACGCTCTTTGCAGCGCTGGATTCCCCACTCGCGGCTCAGCGGGGAAGACGCACCTCAACAGCATAACCCTGCCGCTGTTAAAGGCGCTCTGGTGGCGCAGGTATTGACGCTTATCAACAAGCGTACACACACAGGCTGGACCACCAGCGGCCACACCGGAGAGGATGTACAGGTTTTTGCCTATGGCAAAGGCCATGAGCATTTTGCCGGTAATTTAAATAACACCGACATTGCTAAACACCTGTTCAGGGTATTTGCTAAATAA